aacagaaaacaggaggtacatcattttaaaaaaaataatcttgaTTATAGCTGTAGGTTTATTACATTTACAATTAACCTGCTGCAACACTAAAATTAATGTGCAATCTGTCTTTTGCATTTGCATCACATGCATTGTGCATCTGTTGTTGACTTGTGATTGTCTCTATCCAATAAAACCTGTCGTATGTAAATGAATTATTTTTAGCTAAGTAAAATAGCTGTGAACAATGTCTACTCATAAATAACACTTTCGGGCTTGTAGCTAAAATCATCTAATCTATTCTTTGCCTCTGTTGGAAGAGATGATTGTTTCGTTCCAAAATAACTGTGCTCTTCACTTGTAGTCTGTTACATGTCCTGATCTCCATCACATTACCCATCCCTCTGCAGAGCACAGACTTTAAACCTGTCCCACTTAAAGCCAGTGAGGACGAGGACTACATGCTGGCCTTAAAACAGGAGATGAGGGGAACAATGCAACGGCTGCCACACAACATCAAGCTTCAGTCCAATAAATCGGGTGAGGAGAGTAACACATTAGAAACCTGACAGTGAAGATAATGCAGCTTTTAGGAGGTGAGACAGTTAATCAGGGTCCTATctaggaggaggagagaggcagaTTTATGGCAGAATATTGAGTTACAGTCCCTGTCTGATCTAGTTTTAATATAATCTGTTTGGTATATTTCAAAGTGTGTTTAATGATGGTCTATATTTTTACTCTATGGAATGTCTTAAATATTGTCATATGCTGTATTTACAGTGCAGTGTGAAAGTAATTACAAATGGTTAAGAACATGATAGATCAAAAGCACTCAATGGCAGAATTTGTTCATGTTTCAATTAAAACAGAAGTGGAGAGGTACACTGAGAGATACCTGAAGCAAAGCCAGACTGAGGATGAAGAGTGGACTCCAGGTACCTTTATACATTTTACTTTACTTAACTTTAGttaactgcagaaaaaaagataatgtAAATACTATTCTTGATATTTTAGACTGGAAACTCTTTCCTAGAGAACTGATGCCAAAAAAGAAGCAATCTCGTGCAAAAACAGGTATTTTAAATCCATTATCTACATTAATGTAAAGGAATTTCATTCTATGACTGGAGAAATAAAGTCAGTATTTCAATGCAGCaggcacaaagaaaaaaacagtgaagatAGCATGCAAAGATGCAGCGGACGTCCTAACTAAATTAGATGTAAGCTTCTTTTCACTTGTTTGTTCTATGTTTACCTATTGATAATCGCATGCACTGTTACAATGTTGTCCCCATGTTTTTTGTATACCCGATGATGTATATTGGCTTCTTAAGCTATGTCAGATGTTTTACACATAATGTTAATGTGTCAGGAACTGGCAAAGAAAGACAATGAAAAATCAGATGAtgaaactgaaaagaaaaaaacaggggaAGAGGATGGGGAGGATGAAGTGGAAGCAGAAGATTTTGAGGAAGAGGATATTGAAGAGGTTTGATTACAAATGTTACTAAAGAAGCTGCTCTATTTTTGTTTAtacaattttattttaaaattaacATACTTTACTAATGTTTTCTATATTTCTTTACAGGATAATGACTACATTGAAAGCTACTTTGACAATGGGGAAGATTTCGCTGCAGACAGCGATGATAATATGGATGGTGAAGCAACATACTGAAACAAGCAAGCATGCATTCACAGCATGTAAGTCTTTACATTGGTTAAATGTTGTACAGCGGTCAAAAAGTTGTTTTGCAGAGTGgtgcttttgtgttgtgtgacaaTGATCATAGTCTGAAGGTAGCATTTTCTTTCATGGATTGTAAATAACAAAAGCAAAGGTATGTGCAGACTTGCAATAATTTAttcaaaatatatttatttattctccaGCCTGTAGCACATTTCCACAGGTTGAAAGGCACATACTGTTAACCACAAAGGATGCTCTGATGTCATAAAATATCAAGTGAACACTGATAAAATAAAAGGGCTAAATAACAAAGATTGAAAGTTGTTACAATTATTACAGGTGTGAATTATTGTGGGAATATTGTGCATTTCCCCATTTCCTCACCATGCTCTAAGAGGTTATTTATAGAGGTtataaaaaaatgcagttctCTCAAGGCAAGCTCAAACAAAGACAGTTTCAAGCAAGTTTaaattggggaaaaaaaatggaaacattttAACTGGTATCTCCCAATACTGATAGTGTATGTAAAGACTAGTGCTCATAgtctttaaataaattaattctAATTAACAAATACTGTTGGAAAATACACTATTACCTAACATGGCTAAAAATGCAGTTGTACCAAACTGAGTAAAACTGCCTTAATTCCACTGATTACTCATTGTTGCTGCTGGGAAGCAGCACGGGCGTCtgcaaaaaacatcacaaatctACTGGATACACTGACAACAATATCAGAGTATCTAGTCTAAATGTGACAAAGGACAGCTAGAACCATTTTCAACTCAAGTGTTTCTTGTTAAAAAGCATGTAAATGCAAATGGACCGTCACATGGAATGTACTCTTTAACCAGGCTTGTCTTGCACGCTGCCATCAGGTTTTACAAGAACCTCATAGTACAACAGATAAAACACAGGCGTGACGATGCCAACAACCAGCATAATGACCACAGCAGTCCACCATCTCATGCCCCAGTCTGCCCCATAGTAAGGGTCCTTTTTCGGTGTTGGTTTATACTCCACTTCTCCTAAcagaggttgttgttgttgttgtagtgttAAGGATGAAACAACCTCACTGAGGCTGCTTCGAGATGGTCCTGTGGATTTCACCAGTTGCTCAATGTCTTTGTCCTTCTCCATGAGGAATCCTTCCACGCTGTCagtagaggaggaagagtctgTGGAGGACTCAGCAGGCAGGGACGTGACAGGTGATATCTGAGGCAGGCGCCTAGCGCCCGTTGGAGAGGCAGATAGAGGAGCAGAGGCGTGAGTCTCAGTAAGGACACTAAAGCGCCTCACTGGGATCTTTACTGATCGCAAAGCAAAGAAGTCTTGCTCTGTCAGGAGGTTGTTGGCTCGCTTAATGTCAGCCACCTAAAAATAATACAGAAGAAAGATTAATTTATACACTGCTTACAGACTTAAGAATGCCCTAAAATCCACAGTTCCCTGAATATTCTGAAATCAGTGGACCACTGGATTATAATCttaatttttttcatgtgcataataaatattaaatatattcaGCTGTCTACAGGGCATGTAAATCCCTTGTACCTTTTTTCTACATAAACTGCAAAACAGCATTACTATTTGAGCCATTATTGATGTAAATATCGAACTGTTTTTTTAAGCAACTTTGCTAATACTTACTGAGCAATGGTATTGCAGAGCAATACTGTTCAGGGTGTCACCCTCCTGGATATCTCTGGTCAGGTAGATAATATCATCCATTCTCTCTCTGGAGGTGCTCCTCCGCAGTCTCTCTTTACCACGTGGCCTTAACTCATAGCTTTCCCCATCCTCCTCCGACATATCATTCTCTGAGCCGTTGTTTGCAAATAAGTATGCATGACCGCCATTGGCAGGCTGCACCATGGTGGCTGACTGGAACCCATAGTGCTGGCTTCTGCTGGACATTTTTCTTCACTgtgcagcaaaagaaaaaaacataaaaatccaGTGAGAACAATGTCATCCCTTACATAAGTTTTAATAACAAGCCAGAAAAGTGAAAGAGGACATATAAATAAGAATATATCCCACAATAAGTGCAATACGTACAGTAGATAGCAAGTGTGTGTACACTTCAACTAATTTTACAAAAGAAGCAGTCCTGGCCTCTGGCAGTCCTGGAAATGTAAATTACAGTTAGGGTGACCGTCTCATTTGATATGATCAGTAAACACAAGAACATCTAAACCTAAATGTGGTACACGACCTGCCACTAAAAGATCCATGTTCAAAAGCAACACATACTCAATAGCAATTCATCGATTAGGGTCTGAAATCTATAGGCCGCTTCCATATTTCCAGAGTTTAGCTGGTGGCAGTATCCCACCCTGGAAATGTTGAA
The genomic region above belongs to Parambassis ranga chromosome 9, fParRan2.1, whole genome shotgun sequence and contains:
- the polr3g gene encoding DNA-directed RNA polymerase III subunit RPC7 produces the protein MAGRGRGVGAFTFNIEALGIGRGSMPEARVGPSPLFPSTDFKPVPLKASEDEDYMLALKQEMRGTMQRLPHNIKLQSNKSEVERYTERYLKQSQTEDEEWTPDWKLFPRELMPKKKQSRAKTAGTKKKTVKIACKDAADVLTKLDELAKKDNEKSDDETEKKKTGEEDGEDEVEAEDFEEEDIEEDNDYIESYFDNGEDFAADSDDNMDGEATY
- the lysmd3 gene encoding lysM and putative peptidoglycan-binding domain-containing protein 3: MSSRSQHYGFQSATMVQPANGGHAYLFANNGSENDMSEEDGESYELRPRGKERLRRSTSRERMDDIIYLTRDIQEGDTLNSIALQYHCSVADIKRANNLLTEQDFFALRSVKIPVRRFSVLTETHASAPLSASPTGARRLPQISPVTSLPAESSTDSSSSTDSVEGFLMEKDKDIEQLVKSTGPSRSSLSEVVSSLTLQQQQQPLLGEVEYKPTPKKDPYYGADWGMRWWTAVVIMLVVGIVTPVFYLLYYEVLVKPDGSVQDKPG